A genome region from Microbacterium sp. CGR2 includes the following:
- the hemG gene encoding protoporphyrinogen oxidase, protein MTAEPSAAPPELAARAAEKHVVVIGGGVGGLIAARECAKVGMRVTLLESADAVGGAIRRVELDGVVVDAGAESYATRGGHVRELLGELGLTDRIVAPDAGKAWLAGIPGVGAAPLPVGGILGIPGNPFQDDVRRIIGWSGAWRAYLDRVRPPLTIGHQLSLGRLVSSRMGDKVRDRLVAPVTTGVYSASPDDVDVDVAAPGLNAALTRVGSLSGAVQALRAEAAARATAGPTEAKAPGAAVEGLSGGMGVLVDALVADLVQLGADVRTGVEVQSIAKTDATWRIAAKTAIESGAEPEADPEADPESEPELVDLTADAVIVATAESAARSLLAPVVPALAAAESSSSPEVEIITLLLRAPRLQGAPRGTGVLTVPGSHTAKALTHSTAKWSWVRDAAGDRHVVRVSFGAQGEAAATAGLDDDAAAALALREASALLGVPLGAETLVAAHRSRFVQSQPASIIGSGERRAAARAAVQAAPGLAAVGSWLAGTGLAQVIPDAKDEADRLRRALLWH, encoded by the coding sequence ATGACCGCCGAACCCTCAGCTGCGCCCCCCGAACTGGCTGCCCGCGCCGCCGAGAAGCACGTCGTCGTCATCGGCGGCGGCGTCGGCGGACTGATCGCCGCCCGTGAGTGCGCGAAGGTCGGCATGCGCGTGACCCTGCTCGAATCGGCCGATGCCGTGGGCGGTGCGATCCGTCGGGTCGAACTCGACGGTGTCGTCGTCGATGCGGGCGCCGAGAGCTACGCCACCCGCGGCGGACACGTTCGCGAGCTCCTGGGCGAACTCGGCCTCACCGACCGGATCGTCGCCCCGGATGCGGGGAAGGCGTGGCTGGCGGGAATCCCCGGCGTGGGAGCGGCACCGCTGCCGGTCGGAGGCATCCTCGGCATCCCGGGCAATCCGTTTCAGGATGACGTCCGGCGGATCATCGGCTGGTCGGGTGCCTGGCGCGCGTATCTCGACCGTGTACGTCCTCCGTTGACCATCGGACACCAGCTCAGCCTCGGCAGGCTGGTCTCGTCACGCATGGGCGACAAGGTGCGCGACCGGCTCGTCGCACCGGTGACGACGGGCGTCTACTCCGCCTCCCCGGATGACGTCGATGTGGATGTCGCGGCTCCGGGGCTCAATGCGGCACTCACTCGCGTCGGATCGCTGTCGGGTGCGGTGCAGGCTCTCCGCGCGGAGGCGGCGGCGCGCGCCACGGCCGGCCCGACCGAGGCGAAGGCGCCGGGCGCTGCCGTCGAGGGGCTCAGCGGCGGGATGGGCGTGCTCGTCGACGCGCTCGTCGCCGACCTGGTCCAGCTGGGTGCGGACGTGCGCACCGGCGTCGAGGTGCAGAGCATCGCGAAGACCGACGCGACGTGGCGGATCGCGGCGAAGACGGCGATCGAGTCGGGGGCAGAACCGGAAGCAGATCCGGAAGCAGATCCGGAGTCCGAACCCGAGCTCGTCGACCTCACGGCGGATGCCGTCATCGTCGCGACCGCCGAATCCGCTGCCCGCTCCCTTCTCGCACCCGTGGTCCCTGCGCTCGCCGCCGCCGAATCGTCGTCGTCACCAGAGGTCGAGATCATCACCCTGCTTCTCCGTGCACCACGGCTGCAGGGTGCCCCTCGGGGAACGGGCGTCCTGACGGTGCCGGGCAGTCACACGGCGAAGGCGCTGACTCACTCCACGGCGAAGTGGAGCTGGGTTCGTGACGCTGCGGGCGATCGCCACGTCGTACGGGTGTCGTTCGGCGCTCAGGGAGAGGCTGCGGCCACCGCCGGGTTGGACGACGATGCCGCCGCCGCCCTCGCACTGCGCGAGGCGTCCGCTCTGCTCGGAGTGCCGCTCGGCGCGGAGACGCTCGTGGCCGCGCACCGTTCCCGTTTCGTGCAGTCCCAGCCGGCCTCGATCATCGGATCGGGTGAACGCCGCGCCGCCGCGCGCGCCGCAGTACAGGCCGCGCCCGGTCTCGCGGCGGTCGGCTCCTGGCTTGCCGGCACGGGTCTGGCGCAGGTGATCCCGGACGCGAAGGACGAGGCCGACCGCCTCCGTCGAGCCCTTCTCTGGCACTGA
- the hemE gene encoding uroporphyrinogen decarboxylase gives MALSDAPLLRALAGSRPAHAPVWFMRQAGRSLPEYRELRVGTRMLDACLTPDLAAEITLQPVRRHGVDAAVFFSDIVIPLRLAGVDVEIEPGRGPVFANPVRSASDVDRITAIDPDSLDGTAIAEAVRIVTAELGDTPLIGFAGAPFTLAAYLVEGGPSKEHLRARAMMHADPDAWNRLAGWLARVSRRFLETQRDAGASVVQLFDSWAGSLNPADYRAFVAPHSHAALEGIGIPTIHFGVGTGPFLADMRLGGVADGVGVDWRQPLDEAAALLGPDVTVQGNIDPALLSAPWPVLETHVRDVIERGRAARAHIVNLGHGVPPETDPDQLTRIVELVHST, from the coding sequence ATGGCCCTTTCCGACGCCCCGCTGCTGCGCGCCCTCGCCGGCTCCCGTCCTGCCCACGCCCCGGTGTGGTTCATGCGTCAGGCCGGGAGGTCGTTGCCCGAATATCGCGAACTGCGGGTGGGAACGCGGATGCTGGATGCCTGCCTCACCCCCGATCTGGCGGCCGAGATCACCCTGCAGCCCGTGCGTCGACACGGCGTCGACGCCGCGGTCTTCTTCAGCGACATCGTCATCCCGCTGCGGCTCGCCGGCGTCGACGTCGAGATCGAACCAGGACGCGGCCCGGTCTTCGCGAACCCCGTGCGCTCGGCATCCGACGTGGATCGGATCACGGCCATCGACCCGGATTCGCTCGATGGCACCGCGATCGCCGAAGCGGTGCGGATCGTGACCGCCGAACTCGGCGACACCCCGCTCATCGGGTTCGCCGGCGCCCCGTTCACCCTCGCCGCTTACCTGGTCGAGGGCGGCCCGTCGAAGGAGCACCTGCGCGCTCGAGCGATGATGCACGCCGACCCCGACGCCTGGAACCGCCTCGCCGGATGGCTGGCGCGGGTCTCGCGACGCTTCCTGGAGACGCAGCGCGACGCCGGCGCATCCGTGGTCCAGCTCTTCGACAGCTGGGCGGGCTCTCTCAACCCGGCCGACTATCGCGCCTTCGTCGCCCCGCATTCGCATGCGGCGCTGGAGGGCATCGGCATCCCGACCATCCACTTCGGAGTCGGCACCGGACCGTTCCTCGCCGACATGCGCCTGGGCGGCGTGGCCGACGGCGTCGGTGTCGACTGGCGCCAGCCGCTCGATGAGGCGGCGGCACTCCTCGGCCCGGACGTGACCGTGCAGGGCAACATCGATCCCGCGCTGCTCTCAGCTCCATGGCCCGTCTTGGAGACGCACGTGCGCGACGTGATCGAGCGCGGCCGTGCGGCACGCGCGCACATCGTGAATCTCGGGCACGGGGTGCCTCCGGAGACAGACCCCGATCAGCTCACCCGCATCGTCGAACTCGTCCACTCGACCTGA